The sequence GCTTTCTCCAATCGAAGTTTTGGGCGAGTCATTCAGCCTTGTGTTTTTCGCGGTAAGCATTTTTCTTGAGTCACCATGAAATTTTAGGCATATTTCATGCGCAATATAATGGATAATGAAAACTTTCATGAATTTGACTCTCCATTAGCCATTTAAGCACTCAATGTGCAACTCAGCGCTCGCTTATTTATTGATTTTAGGAATGGGGAGACCGCTCGATGCTGGCCACAATGGCTCTTGGTGCAGCACAAGTAATATTTTCTTGAACTTGAAACGccaaaagtttttcaaaaaattgagCAACTAAGATTGTTTCTTGACTGAATCCATGCTAAAGTCTCCACTGGGAGTAGCAAGTGGAGCCATTGCAGGTCACCTGCTGGCGACGTTCATCGCAGTACTAGGAGGGTCGTTTCTCTCGCACTACATATCCGAAAAACTGGTAAAACAAATCAATTCTCTCCTGTCCAAGAAGATTAACAGTTCATGTTCATATTTGTCTAATTTCTATGGATGCTTTCAAATCAGTCCGGATACATCTGCGGAGCTTTGTTTCTGGTGTTCGCTGTTGCCACATTTTTCGGAGTATTTTAATTACCTGAGTGTTAGAAGACATCAATCAGCACCAGCCAAAAGCCAAACCAGGAACTTGCCCGAGCAAAAATGGCGCAGAGTACTTCCAAGTTAAGACTCTGTCACAGTCAAATTCTTCATTAGTCCATCAGGTTTGGAGCTGTTTTTTTTTCGTCTTTGTACTGTGTATCCATCTTGATCACATCTAGGGGTTCGGATGTCGAAAGTTGTAGCGTGAGCCAGGATTCAGGAACATCTTCTGTTAATATGTCTTATTTATGGAAATGTAAATACTATTTCATGTTCATGAAACTCATCTAATTGGTGACATGCATGTTTTTTAATACTCATGAAAGATCCGGGAAGCGGGAAGCTTTTCGTGCATGAAATCTTCAAAATTCTTGCGCTTGATTCAGTTTGTCTTATCACTAGAACATATATTTTTTCTGGATTAAGAACCTTTCATGGTACATAGCCAAGAATAAGTATCAAAGTTTTCAAACAGTTTTTCATGTTTTGTGGCTATTACGGTTGATGAGATCCTAGCATATGAGTAATACCCAAATCATGTATCAAATGGTTCTTATTTTTACACGTAGGCGTAATTAATGTTATATTATTGACGTGGCAAATCATAGGACGTTAGATCTATCATTGAGCTAATACTCATACGCTAGGTTGAATTCTACCGACTGTTACATCAATAATTGGTACCAAAACAAACGGTTGGATTTCAATTGCGGCTGAGGCTATCTTGTCAAGTGGGCTCTAACTTTGTAAATCATGATGGTATATTGGTATTTACGAAACTGCAACTCAAATGAAAATGTCATACTTTCAATCTTTCTTCGGCAGGAATAAATCATTGCTAAAAAAAATACCGAAAATTAGTCGTATGAGTCGATCTGTTACGGGGCCTCTTTATTGTCTTATTAATGAAATTGTAactcaaataattttaaaccaTATAACAGTTAAAACGTcatatttcaattattttttagcATAGATTAATCATTGCTAAAGAAAAATGCCGAGAATTAGTATCATGTGCCGATCCGCTCGGGACCTCTTTGCATCACCCTAATTGAtctaattttacaaaatttgcaAGTTGCAACTTTGGGGAAGACCCTACACTCTAGATCCTACAAAACAAAGCCTTTCAATTGCATGTGGTTGCTGAATTATAATGGCTACACAATAGGAGACAATGGAATACTTCTCAAAGCCCTTAACAATATAGAGACATATCATGGTGTGACCTTTACTTTTTCCCTTTATTTCCCCCCCTATCTTCTTATCTTATCTTTATTATATTTACGTTTTTATTTATCAGTAGGTTTTGGTGAGAACGCCTCACGGAATTATATTTGTGAAAACGAACGATCCAGTTCATATTTAAAgttaaaaatgatatttttaatataaaaaatgttAATATAAAAAGTAACATTTTTTATGAGTTTGGTCGAATAAGATATTCGTCCCACAAATTTGATTTGTGCGGCTAtctcatatgagtttttgtgtttatttatttatatattattttagtaattCATTAAGAAATTGGcatactaaaatattttatatatgcaCCAAACGTGCATCAATATTGAATTCAAATTCCATACTTGTATGATTCGAtgagttttaaaaaaatgtttgtaATGATATTCCATACCGACACCACGAGGCGAACAAGTAAATACTTcgccaaatttatttaatttatacattttttaattatataatttttataattaagttttaaaatatattaattcgtttttttcaattaaaattgatataaattatatttgatTAAAATATGTGTTAACTATGTGGTTTACAATTAACATATATTGTGTTCATGAACTGGGACAAGCTGACTCTCTCCAATCTATCTGTTCTTAGTCTTTTAATAGTAATAAGTAATGTAAATTACCATAGATGCATTGGTTTTGCACATATATATTCTCATTCatttaaaatcaatttaatttcATGTGCCATGTTGTTTAGCCTTTATGATAATAATTGtactattttataattttcaaaatatatatatatatatatatatatatatatttatagctTATTTGACATTAAAATCTTACGATTGGGACGATATTTTTGTcgagattatatatatacacatgtgtgtgttaatttatttaaagaAATGGTTTCAAAAATAGTCTTTTATCTCTACTTTTGGTCTCATaagttttatatatttatttatttattaattatgtgAAGCTCAAATATGGTGGACCAAAGTCCGACTGACCaaaatttgatataaaaaatggttataatttttaaaattgaattcccacttttctaaaaaaaaaaaaactatattagatttatttatttacgttTCCTCCGACCAGTTAAACCCGATCAAATAGTAGTATATCCCACAGTTCCACCTTTTTGGATTGTGtctaataaataataatgacATTAAGGACAAGTACGTATAGATCCATAAAAGGAAAtgttaatattaatttattagtAGTTAATAACCATGTAAGAGTGAGTTTTTCCTTGTATcacatattgaaatttataattgttagtAACAatgtaatttaaatattttaaatcgtaCATATTTGTTTAACTCTCAAGTTTTAATTGTTATACTCAATAAAAATAGATATTACAACAAATTATTTTtaacatgtatatatatgaacatgatTCATCATAATTAGTAACATATATATCATCAATTGAGAAAAATATCTTAAACTATTTATCATCATAAATATAGAACTCAAAAGCATCTTATATTTGACACACTCAAGTATATGGTTCTACATTTTGATTTATAAATAGTAAATACGCAActctaaataattttttttaagatcaATTGTTGTGTTTATGTAATTTACTTCATATATATGTTATCAATGCTTTGTCCGATCCATAGAAAAATCATATTATAAACATCGTTTGACTCGTAAGATAAAAACGATAAAGTATATATATgataaatcaatatatataaCACAAGTTCTTTGAAGAAGTTGAGCTAAAACACATACAATGTTAATTATACCCCCATATGAATTCACCAAGTAAAAACATATTTAgcttattatatatattgattttactttcttagataaataaataaattaatcatttaaaagaatatatagagatttgaatcaaaatttttaaggaaccttatcataatcataacaaaaaataaaagagttctatttttttttaaatgtagtGGCTACAATAAAGCCACATAGACTATATACTAATAAATatgacataaataaaaaaataaacttataCCGACGGCTGCAACAAGTTACACAACACAATGGGATATTGATTCTGAAAAGTCATGTTTTCTATAAttagaaaattacaaaatcttGCTGTCCATTGTCGATTTGTCGTAGCATACTACAATAAATGCATTTTTAGTGaagatatataaaaataataataaatcccactcctattatataataatttattaattattaacccCCGAAAAAATCTTAACTCCGACATAACAGCACAGGAAGAACTGAGTTGGAAACTTTAAGCAACAGATCGAAACATTTGTATTTTTGgaattataatataaaaattagatGCGACCCCTCTCTCATTTCTGTTttgatatatatagttttttaaTCATATAATAATGAAGAACAAAGTAAATTCATTTGAAAATGTTCGAAGGAGTAAACAACTAAAGTTTAATTACTTAGAAAAATGATTAGCCTTATCCATTGATTTTTGTTGAAGCATTTACAAAACTAACCTTGAAAATCATATTAaaggataattttttttttctacgcACAATTTTAAAaggtaatgctacatgtacacagagtcttacacgttgggttacatatgacatttaaaattacatgattatccctccacttgatttggaatttttttaaaaaaatgggtaatgctacatgtacatggAGTTTTccacgttgggttacacatgACAATTAAAACTACATGATTATCCTACAtacatttttgaaagattttttccaaatcaagtggagggataatcatgtaattttaaatgTCGCGTGAAACCTAACGTGTAAGACtctgtgtacatgtagcattacccaTTTTTAAATATCATATAATAGGTATCTTGTGAGACGGTATCACGGAAGGGTTGTTCACAGGGACGGAGCTAGGATTTTTATATGAGGAGGGCGAACCTAGTATAtgtaattattgattattaaaaaatttaatatatatatatacacaataaaataaaaaaataattattgattcATATCATTGAGAAAAGTttactaaaatttgaaaaaaaaaactgaatttcttataatgaaatttaaaataaaaattaaacaagtgtttcatattaaattatgtaaaagttaaaaaaattattcaaagtttttcaatatttaaatgctaaaattaaaactttaatcactgcaaagaaaatatttaacatgcagactaaaaattaaaataatatgtaatatttttatttacatgtatattatatttagaTAAACTACAATACTCGATTTTTTAATACAATTTCAAATTAAgtagtgattaaatttattatgcaATTTTGAACAAAATATGCATAAGTGTAATATCAACGAATAAATGTTAAAACATTAATCTTTCATATTTAATTACAAATTTAACACCTAAAACTCCATGCTCtatgaaattaaaattgaaatatttaaattaatctaattaatatatctatgacatactaacatatatattatttttcagtttttAGAATAGTGATTATAATTTTAGTAGTTTGATACATTCAAAAATTGATGGTTGTACAAGAaaccaaattaaaaaatataaaacttaTCTAAAGgtaattgttttttatttgttaaatCGTCGAATACAtttgtttcaaaaattttgcaatTAAATATGATTCATATTATGTGAATTTTTGTATCAGAGTTTGTTCTTGCgggattaataaaaaatatacattaatctcacaaatataaaaaagctcattttaattgttttttatttaattaattatataatgatatatatatatatatatatatatatatatatatatataatctctggttgctcatatttataataaaaataatattttttttatataaaaagtaatattttttatggatgACCCAAATTGAAGATCTAtctcacaaaataataaaattaactcTTGAGACCGTTTCACaagaatttttataaatatcatttaaccACTCAACTTCATATTTTCACATTCCTCTTTCCACCTCTAGTAGGTGTAATAATTGTCTTACTAAGTATAATAATCGAAAAGTGGTGTTTTAGTTCCTATACGATATGAAATATTTAAGTTACATTGTGACCATCAACAATATTTTGAGTAAAGAGGTAAAAACTCGGTCTTTCAATTTCTTATCTATTTCTATTCTACGGACACACGATGCATCACATGTACTAATTAATTCAAAGCTAATGgccaagttttttttatttttttttatataattccaaaaatattatttaacctACATTCCTCTTTCCATCTCTTTGGGTAGAGTATTCAAAACGTAGCACTTGAGTTGCTAAACATTTTAAAAGATTTAAGTTACATTATTATTTCGAGTATAACTTTGATAAATCGACAAACATTTAATCCTACAActctttttcaattttttttttctgtagaCATGTGATGCATCGCATGTGCTACATCGATCCGTTAAATATCACGCGTGCTACAACCCTTTAAATATCATTCTGCATCGCGTGTGCTATGTCGACCCGTCAAGTATCACGCATGCTACAACCCTTTAAGTATGATTCTGCATCGCGTGTGCTACGTCGACCTGTTATGTATCACTCGTGCTACAACCAGTTAAATATCATTCCATATCACGTTTGTTACGTCGATCCGCTAAATATCACGTGTGTCAAGATCCGTTAAACAACTTTCCCCACGAGTAACATGGTTTCATGGTATCTAGTTTCCACAATAGAGATGTGAataaaggtaaaaaaaaaaaatgtagaaTAGTTGGGTCAACAGGAACAGTAGAATTCATTGCAACCACGTTTATCCTCTCATAAAATCATTATATACCAACACCACCATCTCCACTGTCACACCACACAAAGaaattatacactgtttctcTCTCTATCTCTGTGTGTGTGAGAAATACATTATACATACAcattacacacacatatatacatatatatatatatttaaagagCTAGAGCTAGAGCTAGAGCTAGAGAAAGAGATGGATGGAGGAGATAACAGTAGCAATGAAGTATACAGAGAATGCCAAAGAAACCATGCAGCCAGCCTGGGGAGCTACGCCACCGACGGCTGCGGGGAGTTCACGCCGGACTACGCCACCCCGGGAGGCCTGCTAAGCTGCGCTGCATGCGGCTGCCACCGCAACTTCCACCGGAAGGTGACCTACAGCTCCACCCACCGCAGCCAGGTGGCGGAGATCATAGAGTACGGAGGAGGAGGGGACAGGCAAATAATGGCGACCGCCGCCATGCCGTGCTCGCCGGAGTCTGCGAACAACAAGAAGAGGTTCCGGACCAAGTTCACGGAGGAGCAGAAGGAGAAAATGCTGGGGTTCGCGGCGAATCTTGGGTGGAAGTTGCAGAGGAAAGATCAAGAAGAAGATGAGATCGAGAGGTTCTGCAGAGGGATTGGGATCAGCCGGAAAGTGTTCAAAGTTTGGATGCACAATCACAAGAACTCTTCCTCCTCTCATTCTGCTGGGAATGCGTCTTCTCTTACAGATGAACAGtagattttcattttcattttttgtttttagaaattgttggggatattatatttattttcaaactttttttctttcttgccGATGTTTTGTagattaattttatgttatGATTCCTGACAATGTTATTTAGTGATTAATATCGGGTTTTAATTTGGGAGTTATTGTGTTCGTTTATTGAACGGAATTCAACTTGGGACTTGGAGAATTGTTTCGTTggctatttatattttattatatcacTTACCCAGACATCAGAATGAGTAGATATCATTTTGGTGCATAGCGGGTAAAACATCGGATTTAATGCAGTAGTCGATAAACTATGTCGATCGAATAAACTATATTAGATAAGTTGTGTGCGACAAGTTCAAcagaaaattaaatatgaaattAATGTGTAATTCTCTACCGAGTATATAAAGTTTAGGATTAAAATTCACATAAATAATAACGAAGAACCACATAATTCGGGGATAAAGGGACATTTTTCTCATATTTCTTTACtacactttaaaaaaaatacatgggGTTGAATAAGTATTAAAAACAAGGAAGAACCACATAATTCGgggattaaaatttaaaaggacATTGTTCTCATTTTTTATTAACTAcacttaaaaaaaaacagaaggGGTTGAATAAGTATTAAAAACAATTGCaagaaaaaatatttgtgttcAGACAAGTATAGCTACGTGACCATGCTGGTAGTTGTTGAAGCTCGACGTGACTAAAAAAgatattttacaacaataaaaaaaaacaacacgTGTATACAAGTGGGTATGTTAAATTGATAAATTGGTCGTATTGAATTACTTATTTTTGCATAAAGGAGGTAGCATTGAATTATCCGATAAAGGGTAAGAACtcgtttttatttattcttattgattgattgattgattgattgatttatttttcatttttttttcaatatgaACTAGATTCAAATGAAATGAGCCCACTTCAAAAATGGAAAAATTAATACCAAACGATATTCATACTTAAAAGTTAACAGAACAATGTTTTTCGAAGGAACAGATATTGAGGTTGGATATGTCCTTAACAATCTAGACTAGAATCACTGCTCAAGTTCAGAATAGCACAAACGATATGCCGTCTAAAATAGTTTGTAGGTAGATAGATGGATTTAACTCCAGATTCAACATAATCTCGAAAAATCACTTGGCAAGCATCATTCTAACAAACTCCTCGTAGTTCACTTGGCCATCACCATCCACATCAGCTTCTCGTATCATCTCATCGACTTCCTCGTCTGTCAACTTCTCCCCAAGGTTTGTCATAACATGACGAAGCTGCAAGATTGGTAAGATACAGTAGGTGCATGTTCAGAGATAATGATAAAAGAATCAAGGGACAGAAGCTTCGTTTGATGGGTAAAGTTGGACACAGATGGAATGAAACTGTGGGGTTGGATCAAAGGGTAGAAATAGTGAAATACCTCAGCTGCAGAAATGAAGCCGTTTTGATCTTTATCAAATACCTTGAAAGCTTCTTTAAGCTCCTCCTCTGAGTCGGTATCCTTCACAAACAAAGAAGGATGTTTAGTTTTGAGTTGGAAAGAGCTATAACAATCATAACAGGCAGTAAAGACCAGTAACAACCTacttataaaactaaaaaagaACTGAAAATGCAACAGCTATCCAAAGTGATAATCCGTGATAGATAATCATATACATAAACATTATCCACCTCATTTTGAATCAGCTTGGAGCATATTAATACACACAACAAAAACAACCTCTACAAAAAGTTGAgcaaattaaaaaacaaaaaacaaatttaCCTTCATCTTTCGAGccatcaaattcaagaattcGGGGAAGTCAATGGTACCATTTTGATCAGCATCAACTTCATTGATCATATCTTGAAGTTCAGCCTCGGTGGGATTCTGTCCAAGTGACCTCATCACTGTTCCCAACTCCTTGGTTGTTATACAACCTTCAAAAAGATTTAAGTTTATATGAAACATGAAAACACTACACGATTTCAATAATCATAGAGTTAAAAGGCAATTAAGTTCCATAACATACCATTTGACAGCTGAAAATGCAATACTAGAGATAGGTATGAATACGAAGATCTCTCATAATTAGAACTAGAAAAATTACGAACCAAGAACATTATTGGGCCACTTACGTTAAGAACACGTGTATATAGTAAACATCATACTATTGAAACTATCAATTCTTATGAGTTTTGAATGAATAGAATTGTATAGTCGCTCATATATCCAATTCCACCCAGACCAAACTATGCGAATTCCAACAACAGTAAACACACATAAATCCAAAATCCTGAGCACTTCATACATCATAAACCTGTCAACGGGCTAAGAAACCAGACTAAAAACCGGACTAATAAAACTAATAACAGAATGTGCATTAGAAGACCTCGATACATCTACCAATTAACCCATTCGATGAACATAGTCAACACAAATCATTTGCCACAACTACTTAAACCGAGAAGTCATTCTATTCTAGGGATTTATTTCCATCACCAAAAACATATGAACCAAAAGAAGCTTAACCTACAGCTACATCCGTATTTCATTGCCGAAACAATAAACTCACATCTCTCATACAAACATCATTCACTTCACCCATGAAACATACAGAAACGAAGTCGTAGAAGCATTCAACTCATGAATTCACACACACCGAGCAGAAACAGAGATCTAAAAACATAAGAACCAATCTAGAGCAAAAAATTCGCGAACAGAACCACAAAAAATAGATCGATCaggaagcaaaaaaaaaaacaaaaaaaaaaaagtataccATCGCCATCCTTATCGAAAAGGCTGAATGCCTCCTTGAACTCGGCGATCTGCTCCTCCGTCAACTGTTCCGCCATTCACTTCCTTGCAAATTTCTCCTCCCGAAAACACAATTGCGGAGAAATTTAGAGATTACAGTGCAAAAGGTTTTCTGGAACTTAGCTTGTGCAAAGGGTCTTTATGTAGAGCAGAGTACAATTTCTTTATAGCGACTTTTCTAAGTGGGATTGGCATAAAATGCGATTTTAGTTAGATTATCTTCCTTTCAAATGGAAATGGAGGAATGCGACTTTAgaggaaatgaaaaaaaaaaaaataaaaattgaaaggggaaatgaaaattttataaacCATATTATTCGGATGTGGAATTTAAAATAGGTGTAGTAATTTAATTTAGATGGaaagatttaattaatttgtgatAAATGGATGTGAAATTTAAAAGAGGTGTAGTAATTTAATTTGGAGGGaaagatttaattaatttgtgataaatttttcCTCAATGGAAAAATATGCGAGAGATATTAATaggattttaaaaaaagtttacctttactttaaaaataaaaataaaaatttcaccTTTATATTCTACGGGTTTGactttaattaataatatgaatatatataatgctcatcactttatttttcttttccagAGTCTCGTTGGGAAAGAATCAAGAAATACCATTTTTGTTCAAAATTTAGAGGTACAAATTTATGAGATGAAAAGGTAGCTTAAAATtggattatatttatatttacatGTAAGAAAAATAAGGATGTGTAATTTgagtataaaaaaattaaatctaaaataatgATTGTGTAGTATTTTGGTGTAGAAATACGAAGATGTAAGATAATAATATTTGACCTTCTcaaaaagatttttttaaaaccaaaCATAAAAAATTCAGCACTTCGTTCGACTTTATAGACCAGAggttaaaaaatattcaaacatCATAGGTTATAATGTTTGAATAAATTTTTATACGTGTCAAAACAGATTAACGGATAAGTATGCCTACCTAGGTCTAAGAGGTTAAGAAATTGTCAACCAAATCTACCGATTTATATAGCTAAACCGGGCAGCCCGACAGTTTAggacatttttaaaatttcgtgAATAGAAACTTTGTTTAAATAAGTACTTATAGAacaattttataaatatgtttTTTACAAAaagtttataaaatattttaagaaattGTCAACCAAATCTACCGATTTATATAGCTAAACCGGGCAGCCCCAACAGTTTAggacatttttaaaatttcgtgAATAGAACAAGATAAACTTTGTTTAAATAAGTACTTATAAAACAATTTTATGAAAatgttttgtacaaaaaaaattataaaatattttaagaattgttttaaaaataatcatgttaacaactattttataaaaatattttaacatttcaaaaataatttgttttgattttcaaaattatCTTCCATTCTACAGACATGTAAGAACATGtctcaattgtttttttttaaactatacttgaaaaacattttttaaaaatattattgaaaAACATTTCACAAAAATCTTGTCCAAACCCgtgcttaaaattttttgatgttaacataaaaattttaaCATCACAAACTAGAACAACTCAAGTAACGGAGACAAAATAGTTGgttatatgaaaattttttaagtcAAAGAGTACACAGTTAGTCTATTACATATCTTTGTACGACAATGAAAGGTACTGCTCTCACGGCTTTATGCAGTAACTGCATAAGCGGAAAGCTTCATAGGTTAGAACAGGACACAGTTTCACGAACAAATGTATGCTCATCACAATTTCCTCCTCGAGAACAAAAACGAGACCGAAGGACATAACGCTGGAGACCGAAAAGAATGGCACTCACGACGCATGGTACTTATCCTTGACAGCTAAGGCTGCTGCTTGATACCAAGAAGCTGCAGCCATCGCCCCTGGATCGGGAACTGATGCAAGAATGTCTGCCGAGACATATGATGAACGACCCGCCTGAAAACAAATCACAAGTTGTCAAGTTGATTACTACAATTTAATTTTCACTGGTAAAAGTGCTGATCAATCCATTTGTGTAATTAGAACTGCTTATTCTGATCCACCAATTTCATTCCGGTGTTTTTTTCAAGATGAAAGATAGCTGAGGACTGCCAGTCTTTTCCTAAATTTTGCAGCCAAGCTTTTGCATCTAGTAAATGTTTTTTTCTT comes from Henckelia pumila isolate YLH828 chromosome 4, ASM3356847v2, whole genome shotgun sequence and encodes:
- the LOC140860146 gene encoding zinc-finger homeodomain protein 11-like, whose amino-acid sequence is MDGGDNSSNEVYRECQRNHAASLGSYATDGCGEFTPDYATPGGLLSCAACGCHRNFHRKVTYSSTHRSQVAEIIEYGGGGDRQIMATAAMPCSPESANNKKRFRTKFTEEQKEKMLGFAANLGWKLQRKDQEEDEIERFCRGIGISRKVFKVWMHNHKNSSSSHSAGNASSLTDEQ
- the LOC140860147 gene encoding calmodulin, which codes for MAEQLTEEQIAEFKEAFSLFDKDGDGCITTKELGTVMRSLGQNPTEAELQDMINEVDADQNGTIDFPEFLNLMARKMKDTDSEEELKEAFKVFDKDQNGFISAAELRHVMTNLGEKLTDEEVDEMIREADVDGDGQVNYEEFVRMMLAK